One part of the Parambassis ranga chromosome 8, fParRan2.1, whole genome shotgun sequence genome encodes these proteins:
- the pirt gene encoding phosphoinositide-interacting protein has translation MPGSPENIPLGECTLSQSRDQLTPPSRTESTVFSLSRSESVWTTETRSKYEVFWFPIHLMSTGGSFLACGIIISGLYFAGHCKKITNILGPALLSIGLMVFVVGVVLIPITKENRKQSNMKRPLNYHRPPVFNL, from the coding sequence ATGCCAGGCAGCCCGGAGAACATCCCCTTGGGAGAGTGCACTCTCTCCCAGTCCAGGGACCAGCTGACGCCCCCAAGTCGCACTGAGAGCACCGTGTTCAGCCTTTCCCGCAGCGAGTCCGTGTGGACTACAGAGACCCGCAGCAAGTATGAAGTTTTCTGGTTCCCCATCCACCTCATGTCCACCGGCGGCAGCTTCCTGGCATGTGGCATCATCATCAGCGGCCTGTACTTTGCCGGCCACTGCAAAAAAATCACCAACATCCTAGGACCGGCACTGCTGTCCATCGGGCTGATGGTTTTTGTTGTGGGTGTGGTCCTGATTCCCATCACAAAAGAGAATAGGAAACAATCGAACATGAAGCGGCCCCTCAATTACCACAGGCCTCCGGTGTTCAATCTCTGA